A section of the Pseudomonas prosekii genome encodes:
- a CDS encoding GGDEF domain-containing protein codes for MTHNAIQRLLLKRFALAAGTYALALLLLWLAFFTGHYAAPLASVVIGSALVVASQAALFAVFYSGYNLRHADPSLTELQVLLGLGWQTWLIFHLDDARGAFLVFYILILLFGLFHLSRRAFVRCALLVFFSFSAITLWEGYQFQLADPALALLQVCVLFIVLVWLVLYARYVQASRQLMRQRRFALQAHQDTLRGMMRQLEDLVATDELTGLFNRRHFLRLATRELNAMDSGVVHGLALIDLDHFKRINDVHGHAAGDQVLQAFAGVATACLRNGDVLARYGGEEFVVLLPDCDAERLTSCCERLRIAFTDVELFGLDVSNLSLSAGMTLLELGDDLDEALQRADQALYRAKRDGRNRCAAAWENVDA; via the coding sequence TTGACCCATAACGCCATTCAGCGCCTGTTACTTAAACGTTTTGCCCTCGCGGCCGGCACCTATGCCCTCGCATTGCTGCTGCTGTGGCTGGCGTTTTTCACCGGTCACTACGCGGCGCCTCTGGCCAGCGTGGTGATCGGCAGTGCGTTGGTGGTCGCCAGCCAGGCGGCCCTGTTTGCGGTTTTCTACAGCGGCTACAACCTGCGCCACGCCGACCCGAGCCTGACCGAACTCCAGGTATTGCTGGGCCTGGGTTGGCAAACCTGGCTGATCTTCCATCTCGACGACGCGCGCGGTGCGTTCCTCGTCTTCTACATCCTGATCCTGCTGTTCGGCCTGTTTCACCTGTCGCGCCGAGCGTTTGTGCGTTGCGCGTTACTGGTGTTTTTCAGTTTCAGCGCGATCACGTTGTGGGAGGGCTACCAATTCCAGTTGGCCGACCCGGCGTTGGCGCTGTTGCAGGTGTGCGTGCTGTTTATCGTGCTGGTGTGGCTGGTGCTTTACGCCCGCTACGTCCAGGCCTCGCGCCAGTTGATGCGGCAACGGCGTTTCGCGTTGCAGGCGCATCAGGACACGTTGCGCGGGATGATGCGCCAACTCGAAGACCTAGTCGCCACCGATGAATTGACCGGATTGTTCAACCGTCGGCACTTCCTGCGCCTCGCCACGCGCGAGCTCAACGCGATGGACAGTGGCGTGGTCCACGGTCTGGCGCTGATCGATCTCGACCACTTCAAACGTATCAACGACGTACACGGCCACGCTGCCGGCGATCAGGTGCTGCAAGCCTTTGCCGGTGTGGCCACGGCGTGCCTGCGCAACGGCGACGTATTGGCCCGTTACGGCGGCGAAGAATTTGTGGTGTTGCTGCCCGATTGCGACGCCGAGCGCCTGACCTCGTGTTGCGAGCGTTTGCGCATTGCCTTCACCGATGTCGAACTGTTTGGCCTCGACGTCAGCAACCTCAGCCTCAGCGCCGGCATGACCTTGCTGGAACTCGGCGACGACCTCGACGAAGCCCTGCAACGCGCCGATCAGGCGTTGTACCGGGCCAAGCGCGATGGGCGCAATCGGTGCGCGGCGGCGTGGGAGAACGTCGATGCCTGA
- a CDS encoding iron-sulfur-binding ferredoxin reductase, whose product MPEVRVGERQWSVAAGSNLLDALNQNGVAVPYSCRAGSCHACLVQCVQGLPNDSRPDALSAEQRQQGWRLACQCSVVEDLQVHTFDPQRDGRPAQVAAVDWLTDNVLRLRLITQRPLRYGAGQHLVLWAGNVARPYSLASLPEEDRFLEFHLDCRQPGEFSTAARQLQIGDSLRLGELRGGALHYDADWHTRPLWLLAAGTGLAPLFGVLREALRQDHQGAIRVIHLAHDAHEHYLAKPLQAMAEGRDNLTVELWTPAELPQALAQLRLVSRQTLALLCGAPDSVDAFARRLYLAGLPRNQLLADVFVPRG is encoded by the coding sequence ATGCCTGAGGTGCGGGTCGGCGAGCGCCAGTGGTCAGTGGCGGCGGGCAGCAACTTGCTCGATGCCTTGAACCAGAACGGCGTCGCCGTGCCCTACAGCTGCCGCGCCGGCAGTTGTCATGCGTGCCTGGTGCAATGCGTGCAAGGCCTGCCCAACGACAGCCGCCCGGATGCCTTGAGCGCCGAGCAACGTCAGCAAGGCTGGCGCCTGGCCTGTCAGTGTTCGGTGGTCGAAGACTTGCAGGTCCACACCTTCGACCCGCAACGCGACGGTCGCCCGGCGCAAGTCGCCGCTGTCGATTGGCTGACGGACAACGTCTTGCGTCTGCGTCTGATCACCCAACGACCGCTGCGCTACGGCGCCGGCCAGCATCTGGTGTTGTGGGCCGGCAACGTTGCGCGTCCGTATTCGCTGGCGAGCCTGCCGGAAGAGGACCGTTTTCTCGAGTTTCACCTCGATTGCCGCCAGCCCGGCGAATTCAGCACCGCCGCGCGCCAGTTGCAGATCGGCGACAGCCTGCGCCTCGGTGAACTGCGCGGCGGCGCCCTGCATTACGACGCCGACTGGCACACCCGGCCACTGTGGCTGCTGGCCGCCGGCACCGGTTTGGCGCCGCTGTTCGGCGTCTTGCGTGAGGCGTTGCGCCAGGATCACCAAGGCGCCATCCGCGTCATTCACCTGGCGCATGACGCGCACGAGCATTACCTGGCCAAACCCCTGCAAGCCATGGCCGAGGGCCGCGACAACCTCACGGTGGAGCTCTGGACCCCGGCCGAGTTGCCGCAGGCGTTGGCGCAACTGCGGCTTGTTTCGCGGCAAACCCTGGCCTTACTCTGCGGAGCCCCCGACAGCGTCGACGCCTTCGCCCGGCGCCTGTACTTGGCGGGACTGCCGCGCAATCAACTGCTGGCCGACGTGTTTGTTCCCCGTGGTTGA
- a CDS encoding enoyl-CoA hydratase-related protein, translated as MPDAIHVERERGLLTLRLNRPDKKNALTRAMYAQLAEALSEAEQSPEINAVLITGSAECFTAGNDIADFIQQPPSNLDSPVFHFMLSLLDCRKPVIAAVAGAAVGIGTTLLLHCDLVYVSRDARLRMPFVNLGLCPEFGSSLILPRLLGHAKAAELLLLGEGFSGEQAAAWGIATEALGSGEAALAKAREVALRFEALPAEAVRISKQLMKAPDRELLRKVIEEEGALFTERLRSPEAVAALSGFINRR; from the coding sequence ATGCCAGATGCCATCCACGTTGAACGCGAGCGCGGTCTGCTGACCCTGCGCCTCAATCGTCCGGACAAGAAAAACGCCCTGACTCGCGCCATGTACGCGCAACTGGCCGAAGCGCTGAGCGAGGCTGAACAGAGTCCTGAGATCAACGCGGTGCTGATCACCGGATCCGCCGAGTGCTTCACCGCCGGCAACGACATTGCCGACTTCATTCAACAACCGCCGAGCAACCTCGACAGCCCGGTGTTTCATTTCATGCTCAGCCTGCTCGACTGCCGCAAACCGGTGATCGCCGCCGTGGCCGGTGCGGCGGTGGGTATCGGCACGACGTTGTTGTTGCATTGCGATCTGGTCTACGTCAGCCGCGATGCGCGCTTGCGTATGCCGTTCGTGAACCTGGGGTTGTGCCCGGAGTTCGGCTCCAGCCTGATTCTGCCGCGCTTGCTCGGGCATGCGAAAGCGGCGGAGTTGTTGCTGTTGGGCGAAGGCTTCAGCGGTGAACAAGCGGCGGCGTGGGGCATTGCCACAGAAGCGTTGGGCAGTGGCGAAGCGGCGTTGGCCAAGGCGCGGGAGGTGGCATTGCGTTTTGAAGCGTTGCCGGCCGAGGCGGTGCGCATCAGCAAGCAATTGATGAAAGCCCCGGATCGCGAACTGCTGCGCAAGGTGATCGAGGAGGAGGGCGCGTTGTTTACCGAACGGCTGCGTTCGCCCGAAGCGGTGGCGGCGTTGTCGGGGTTTATCAACCGGCGTTAG
- the pyk gene encoding pyruvate kinase — MSVRRTKIVATLGPASNSPEVLEQLILAGLDVARLNFSHGTPDEHKARAKLVRDLAAKHGRFVALLGDLQGPKIRIAKFAGKKIELKIGDQFTFSTAHPLTEGNQQVVGIDYPDLVKDCGVGDELLLDDGRVVMRVDTATATELNCTVLIGGPLSDHKGINRRGGGLTAPALTEKDKADIKLAAEMEVDYLAVSFPRDAADMEYARQLRDEAGGTAWLVAKIERAEAVADDDTLDALIKASDAVMVARGDLGVEIGDAELVGIQKKIILHARRHNKAVIVATQMMESMIQNPMPTRAEVSDVANAVLDYTDAVMLSAESAAGLYPLEAVQAMARICVGAEKHPTSKTSSHRIGKVFESCDQSIALAAMYTANHFPGVKAIIALTESGYTPLIMSRIRSSVPIYAFSPHRETQARAAMFRGVYTVPFDPASLPPEQVSQAAIDELLKRGVVEKGDWVILTKGDSYHTIGGTNGMKILHVGDPMV; from the coding sequence ATGTCCGTCCGTCGCACCAAAATCGTCGCTACCCTTGGCCCCGCCAGTAACTCGCCGGAAGTTCTCGAACAGCTGATTCTGGCTGGCCTGGACGTCGCCCGCCTGAACTTCTCCCACGGCACCCCCGACGAGCACAAGGCTCGCGCGAAGCTGGTGCGTGACCTCGCTGCCAAGCACGGTCGCTTCGTCGCCCTGCTCGGCGACCTGCAAGGCCCGAAAATCCGTATCGCCAAATTCGCCGGCAAGAAGATCGAGCTGAAGATCGGTGACCAGTTCACCTTCTCCACCGCGCACCCGCTGACCGAAGGCAACCAGCAAGTGGTCGGCATCGACTACCCGGACCTGGTCAAGGATTGTGGCGTGGGCGACGAGCTGCTGCTCGACGACGGCCGCGTGGTCATGCGCGTTGATACCGCCACCGCCACCGAACTCAATTGCACCGTGCTGATCGGCGGTCCGCTGTCCGACCACAAAGGCATCAACCGTCGCGGCGGTGGCCTGACGGCGCCAGCCCTGACTGAAAAAGACAAGGCCGACATCAAGCTCGCCGCCGAAATGGAAGTCGACTACCTCGCCGTGTCCTTCCCGCGCGACGCCGCCGACATGGAATACGCCCGTCAATTGCGCGACGAGGCCGGCGGTACTGCCTGGCTGGTAGCGAAGATCGAACGCGCCGAAGCCGTCGCCGACGACGACACCCTCGATGCACTGATCAAAGCCTCCGACGCGGTGATGGTTGCCCGTGGTGACCTCGGTGTGGAAATCGGCGATGCCGAGCTGGTGGGCATCCAGAAGAAAATCATCCTGCACGCACGTCGCCACAACAAAGCGGTGATCGTCGCCACGCAGATGATGGAGTCGATGATCCAGAACCCGATGCCGACTCGCGCCGAAGTGTCCGACGTGGCCAACGCCGTGCTCGACTACACCGACGCCGTGATGCTCTCGGCGGAAAGTGCTGCCGGTCTGTATCCGCTGGAAGCCGTGCAGGCCATGGCGCGCATCTGCGTCGGCGCTGAAAAGCACCCGACCAGCAAGACCTCCAGCCACCGTATCGGCAAGGTCTTCGAAAGCTGCGACCAGTCCATCGCCCTTGCGGCGATGTACACCGCCAACCACTTCCCGGGTGTGAAAGCGATCATCGCCCTGACCGAAAGTGGCTACACGCCGTTGATCATGTCGCGTATCCGTTCCTCCGTGCCGATCTACGCGTTCTCCCCGCACCGCGAAACCCAGGCGCGCGCCGCCATGTTCCGTGGCGTCTACACCGTACCGTTCGACCCGGCATCGCTGCCGCCTGAGCAAGTCAGCCAGGCTGCAATCGACGAGCTGCTCAAGCGTGGCGTTGTGGAAAAAGGCGACTGGGTGATCCTGACCAAAGGCGACAGCTACCACACCATCGGCGGCACCAACGGCATGAAGATCCTGCACGTTGGCGACCCAATGGTCTGA
- a CDS encoding tetratricopeptide repeat protein, producing the protein MRFALIAVLALATLSVTGCTRWSMNHHLNNAYSAYDRGNCEQVMLELSKVDRASRARPYVRPEVSMMRGQCLERQKLFIDAAQTYQYIIAAYPQSEYAYRARARLETLASLGHYPTRSAAAVVRPTRF; encoded by the coding sequence ATGCGATTTGCGCTCATTGCCGTCCTTGCCCTCGCTACCCTCAGCGTTACGGGCTGCACCCGTTGGTCGATGAACCATCATTTGAATAATGCCTACAGCGCCTATGACCGCGGCAATTGCGAGCAGGTGATGCTCGAACTGTCCAAAGTCGATCGCGCCAGCCGTGCGCGGCCGTATGTGCGACCGGAAGTGTCGATGATGCGCGGCCAATGCCTGGAACGGCAGAAACTGTTCATCGACGCGGCGCAGACTTACCAGTACATCATCGCCGCCTACCCGCAGAGCGAATACGCCTACCGGGCCCGCGCGCGTCTGGAAACCCTGGCTTCGCTGGGTCATTACCCGACACGCAGCGCCGCGGCCGTGGTGCGTCCGACCCGCTTCTGA
- a CDS encoding PilZ domain-containing protein: MFTERRIERHQLPYFLRVFNSVTDKPIGFLGNVSADGLMLISQLPMMIGADFDLRLKIPASDGCMQVIDLRASCLWCHEDATPHHYDAGFSLQQAPPEYAQLVSALQQYFSFQPLPASA, translated from the coding sequence ATGTTTACCGAGCGCCGTATCGAGCGGCATCAACTGCCGTATTTTCTCAGAGTGTTCAACAGCGTCACCGACAAGCCCATCGGTTTTCTGGGCAATGTCTCCGCAGACGGGCTGATGTTGATCAGTCAACTGCCGATGATGATTGGCGCTGACTTCGACTTGCGTCTGAAGATTCCCGCCAGCGACGGTTGCATGCAGGTCATCGACTTGCGCGCGAGTTGCCTCTGGTGCCACGAAGACGCCACACCCCACCACTATGACGCCGGGTTCAGCCTGCAACAGGCCCCGCCGGAATACGCACAACTGGTGAGCGCGTTGCAGCAGTACTTCAGTTTTCAGCCATTGCCGGCGTCTGCCTGA
- a CDS encoding Tc toxin subunit A, protein MADSAIRPAQQLLQQVFSETQRKTYGTLQRYIDEGGSIFPLVEMGVSGLVGKYQMSAEDAQRWLRGANSLAIYVRRQFIEHSLHGSDLSVKPASGLLSMVEGPSYESLFKPLFDRLCPPDALESVTSPVAYLIELFRLIGDIENKGVGNVELHTRRADLKDLSVDFNAVHQPVSSVDIIVSVLETFIQKHGDATDHGDLETQLINARYPNGLPYYQHWATLDTVTRFHDLSVGNFVHRVDSAYPYFLQPKARGENAGRGMAHASRLGPYQRVLLTEPFIADTSAPAFYLNNFGASPAESLILSRVALLGERTKLDARQIEALLSIRDFAPTRSANVPYPPAAQEDDKVSGSVYINAQSTVPITINFSGVADAFHELSAPTSIVNPYDRINRKVRLDQWLELPTEQTDALLAAAIRAENRTTPAHSWRITEPVVHAFGIFQTFRDRYGCNAADFAAFIDQLGIYGRGETLSQFDQVFNSQGGYGESLKLDNGTFAISPVPGSPDLTARQLCHGLQIDPQTYEYLARAVGGARSVTTNLTRDAQTVSSFYRLVKLPRLLGITPIEGVLMLLSLGGNTWLNGLAGETRINSATDSESPPDVLDLMYAMHSCVAWCRERELPVQWVLQQVALTEAVVVHTAKEQQLSEQIHNLLPTAQLTNAAFVMAGESNFMRPDWLNLLANLVDPEGLVLPFQGTESEYLVTARTHLDNAVRDGLKESDEAVRAPIVESMLAVLLQFRDAQVSVAKECLAVYSQLDAERALQVLFWVKGTVYQLLRQVLERREQNLGDPATKPQQSDPLLKLLAEVQRRSALVAKLDLSASVLEDYLYYGHLGWLGQADKHVLTLKTLYGLTVLTKAFESSEQPQSKLLDYLRQVNALPPGLAGNALDLAQRAAAVRLAAFFDWSVQEVRECTSRIDPSQKLLKNLTQLDLLMRIRTLARQTGMDALTIFLLGDLPEGVDTARYSAAAERALLSLSAKTAAVVSFADETPEQIVVVTCLADKTKVVANKNGKSTDVIVFTVTLRKPDGSPWSGIKVYWESTLGTVETGETDIKGVLLATYRPGPVMGSETPLFRLDLFEFEHASSIDLIADYSSLSFPPALRSRVPSGTVPAGQEVELYATLIDQFGNLGKNSLVDWLTEPNTSTLAGPVIRPAQGLTDQHGVTRVFISSATAGKFTFSVLSHAGEKNADFPGVTFAGNPTDVRPAGRTLSVQEQR, encoded by the coding sequence ATGGCTGATTCCGCGATCCGCCCCGCCCAACAGCTGCTTCAGCAAGTGTTCAGCGAGACGCAACGCAAGACTTACGGCACGTTGCAGCGTTATATCGACGAGGGTGGTTCGATTTTTCCATTGGTCGAGATGGGCGTGTCGGGGCTGGTCGGCAAATACCAGATGAGCGCCGAAGATGCACAACGATGGCTGCGTGGAGCCAACAGCCTGGCCATTTACGTGCGCCGCCAGTTTATCGAGCATTCGCTGCATGGCAGTGACCTGAGCGTCAAACCGGCGAGCGGCCTGCTATCGATGGTCGAGGGCCCCAGCTACGAAAGCTTGTTCAAGCCCCTGTTCGACAGGCTTTGTCCGCCGGATGCGCTGGAGTCTGTGACCTCGCCCGTCGCTTACCTGATCGAGTTGTTCCGCTTGATCGGGGATATCGAGAACAAGGGTGTGGGCAATGTGGAACTGCATACCCGTCGCGCCGACTTGAAGGATTTGTCCGTCGATTTCAACGCCGTGCATCAGCCTGTGTCCTCGGTGGACATTATCGTTTCGGTACTGGAAACGTTTATCCAGAAACACGGCGATGCAACCGATCACGGCGACCTCGAAACGCAATTGATCAATGCTCGTTATCCGAACGGCCTGCCTTATTACCAGCACTGGGCAACCCTGGACACGGTTACCCGTTTTCATGATTTGTCGGTGGGCAACTTTGTTCACCGCGTGGACAGCGCCTATCCGTATTTTCTGCAACCAAAGGCGCGCGGCGAAAATGCCGGGCGAGGCATGGCGCATGCCTCGCGGCTGGGGCCCTACCAGCGAGTACTGCTGACGGAGCCATTCATTGCCGATACCAGCGCGCCAGCCTTTTATCTGAACAACTTCGGTGCCTCGCCAGCGGAGTCGCTCATTCTCAGCCGGGTAGCGTTGCTGGGTGAGCGAACCAAGCTGGACGCGCGTCAAATTGAAGCCTTGCTGTCAATCCGGGATTTTGCCCCGACTCGCTCGGCTAACGTGCCGTATCCGCCAGCGGCGCAGGAGGACGATAAAGTTTCCGGTTCGGTCTACATCAACGCTCAGTCCACTGTGCCGATCACCATCAATTTCAGCGGGGTGGCCGATGCGTTTCATGAATTGAGCGCGCCGACTTCTATCGTCAATCCCTATGACCGGATCAACCGCAAGGTGCGGCTGGATCAATGGCTCGAGCTTCCCACCGAACAAACTGACGCCCTGCTGGCCGCTGCGATCCGGGCTGAAAACCGTACCACACCTGCACACAGTTGGAGGATCACGGAACCGGTGGTGCATGCGTTCGGGATCTTTCAGACCTTTCGGGACCGGTATGGGTGCAACGCGGCGGACTTCGCGGCGTTCATCGATCAACTGGGCATTTACGGTCGCGGCGAAACGCTGTCGCAGTTCGACCAGGTGTTCAACAGCCAAGGTGGCTACGGCGAATCGCTGAAGTTGGACAACGGCACGTTTGCGATCAGCCCCGTTCCCGGCAGCCCCGATCTGACTGCCAGACAGCTGTGCCACGGGTTGCAAATAGATCCGCAGACTTACGAGTACCTGGCAAGAGCGGTGGGCGGGGCTCGCAGCGTAACGACAAATCTGACGCGTGACGCGCAAACCGTTTCCAGTTTTTACCGACTGGTGAAATTGCCCCGGCTGCTGGGCATCACGCCGATCGAAGGTGTGCTGATGTTGTTGTCGCTAGGGGGGAATACCTGGCTCAACGGCTTGGCCGGCGAAACGCGGATCAATTCAGCCACCGACAGTGAAAGCCCCCCGGATGTGCTGGATCTGATGTACGCCATGCATTCTTGTGTCGCCTGGTGCCGAGAGCGCGAGTTGCCGGTGCAGTGGGTGCTGCAACAGGTGGCGCTGACTGAAGCTGTGGTCGTCCACACGGCCAAAGAACAGCAGTTGTCGGAGCAAATTCACAATCTGCTGCCCACCGCTCAGTTGACCAATGCCGCGTTTGTCATGGCCGGCGAGTCAAATTTCATGAGGCCCGACTGGCTGAATCTGCTGGCCAATCTGGTTGATCCCGAAGGCCTGGTGCTGCCGTTCCAAGGCACTGAGTCCGAGTATCTGGTAACGGCTCGGACACACTTGGACAATGCAGTGCGCGACGGTCTGAAAGAGAGTGATGAAGCCGTGCGCGCACCTATTGTCGAGAGCATGCTCGCGGTGCTTTTGCAGTTCCGCGACGCTCAGGTATCGGTCGCCAAAGAGTGCCTTGCGGTGTATTCGCAACTCGATGCCGAACGAGCACTGCAAGTCCTGTTCTGGGTTAAAGGCACGGTGTACCAACTGTTGCGCCAAGTACTGGAACGTCGCGAGCAGAATCTCGGAGACCCCGCGACCAAGCCACAGCAATCCGACCCATTGCTCAAATTGTTGGCTGAGGTGCAGCGACGCAGTGCGCTGGTGGCGAAACTGGACCTGAGTGCTTCAGTGCTTGAGGACTATTTGTACTATGGCCACCTGGGCTGGTTGGGCCAGGCAGACAAACACGTCCTCACGCTGAAAACCCTTTACGGTCTGACGGTACTGACCAAAGCGTTCGAGTCCAGCGAGCAACCGCAAAGCAAACTGCTCGATTACCTGCGTCAGGTTAACGCGCTGCCCCCTGGGTTGGCAGGCAATGCCCTGGATCTGGCGCAGCGAGCGGCGGCGGTGCGGCTTGCGGCGTTTTTTGACTGGAGCGTCCAGGAGGTCCGCGAATGTACGAGTCGCATCGACCCGTCGCAGAAACTGCTGAAGAACCTGACCCAACTCGACTTGTTGATGCGCATTCGCACCTTGGCTCGGCAAACCGGCATGGACGCTTTGACGATTTTCCTGCTGGGCGACCTGCCAGAAGGAGTCGACACCGCGCGTTACTCCGCCGCCGCCGAGCGCGCGCTGCTCAGCCTTTCTGCCAAAACCGCAGCGGTCGTGTCCTTTGCTGATGAAACGCCGGAGCAGATCGTGGTGGTGACCTGTCTTGCGGACAAGACAAAAGTGGTGGCCAATAAAAACGGCAAATCCACTGACGTGATTGTGTTTACCGTGACCCTGAGAAAACCTGACGGCTCACCGTGGAGCGGGATCAAGGTTTATTGGGAATCGACCTTGGGCACTGTCGAAACGGGCGAGACCGACATCAAAGGAGTCTTGCTCGCGACCTATCGCCCAGGCCCTGTCATGGGCTCCGAAACACCGCTGTTCAGGCTCGATCTGTTTGAGTTCGAGCATGCCAGCAGCATCGATCTGATCGCGGATTACTCGAGCCTGAGTTTCCCGCCGGCGCTCAGATCGCGCGTGCCATCCGGCACGGTGCCCGCCGGACAGGAGGTCGAGTTGTACGCCACGTTGATCGACCAGTTCGGCAACCTGGGCAAGAACAGTCTGGTGGACTGGCTCACGGAGCCGAACACGTCGACCCTCGCCGGGCCTGTCATTCGTCCGGCACAAGGCCTGACCGACCAACATGGCGTGACCCGAGTATTTATTTCCAGCGCCACCGCCGGGAAATTTACCTTCTCGGTCCTCAGCCATGCCGGTGAAAAAAACGCCGATTTCCCGGGCGTCACTTTTGCTGGTAATCCGACCGACGTCAGACCAGCCGGTCGCACGTTATCCGTGCAGGAGCAACGATAA